From the Homo sapiens chromosome 1, GRCh38.p14 Primary Assembly genome, one window contains:
- the OR4F5 gene encoding olfactory receptor 4F5 has product MKKVTAEAISWNESTSETNNSMVTEFIFLGLSDSQELQTFLFMLFFVFYGGIVFGNLLIVITVVSDSHLHSPMYFLLANLSLIDLSLSSVTAPKMITDFFSQRKVISFKGCLVQIFLLHFFGGSEMVILIAMGFDRYIAICKPLHYTTIMCGNACVGIMAVTWGIGFLHSVSQLAFAVHLLFCGPNEVDSFYCDLPRVIKLACTDTYRLDIMVIANSGVLTVCSFVLLIISYTIILMTIQHRPLDKSSKALSTLTAHITVVLLFFGPCVFIYAWPFPIKSLDKFLAVFYSVITPLLNPIIYTLRNKDMKTAIRQLRKWDAHSSVKF; this is encoded by the exons ATGAAGAAG GTAACTGCAGAGGCTATTTCCTGGAATGAATCAACGAGTGAAACGAATAACTCTATGGTGACTGAATTCATTTTTCTGGGTCTCTCTGATTCTCAGGAACTCCAGACCTTcctatttatgttgttttttgtaTTCTATGGAGGAATCGTGTTTGGAAACCTTCTTATTGTCATAACAGTGGTATCTGACTCCCACCTTCACTCTCCCATGTACTTCCTGCTAGCCAACCTCTCACTCATTGATCTGTCTCTGTCTTCAGTCACAGCCCCCAAGATGATTACTGACTTTTTCAGCCAGCGCAAAGTCATCTCTTTCAAGGGCTGCCTTGTTCagatatttctccttcacttctttgGTGGGAGTGAGATGGTGATCCTCATAGCCATGGGCTTTGACAGATATATAGCAATATGCAAGCCCCTACACTACACTACAATTATGTGTGGCAACGCATGTGTCGGCATTATGGCTGTCACATGGGGAATTGGCTTTCTCCATTCGGTGAGCCAGTTGGCGTTTGCCGTGCACTTACTCTTCTGTGGTCCCAATGAGGTCGATAGTTTTTATTGTGACCTTCCTAGGGTAATCAAACTTGCCTGTACAGATACCTACAGGCTAGATATTATGGTCATTGCTAACAGTGGTGTGCTCACTGTGTGTTCTTTTGTTCTTCTAATCATCTCATACACTATCATCCTAATGACCATCCAGCATCGCCCTTTAGATAAGTCGTCCAAAGCTCTGTCCACTTTGACTGCTCACATTACAGTAGTTCTTTTGTTCTTTGGACCATGTGTCTTTATTTATGCCTGGCCATTCCCCATCAAGTCATTAGATAAATTCCTTGCTGTATTTTATTCTGTGATCACCCCTCTCTTGAACCCAATTATATACACACTGAGGAACAAAGACATGAAGACGGCAATAAGACAGCTGAGAAAATGGGATGCACATTCTAGTGTAAAGTTTTAG